Within the Bacillus sp. FSL K6-3431 genome, the region AAAGGAAGATAAAGACGCTCCAAAATAATTTTGAGGCGTCTTTATTTAAGAGATAAGAAATTTTTAGAGTACAATTTTCAAAAAGTCATCTATTCTATGTCTTACTCATACTTACGTATAGGATGTACCAGGCCCACCTACGCCACTAGTCGTGACGATTTAGGGTGACAAGTGACCAGCAACTAGCAACTATCAAACTTCCGGATTCTCAACATCCGTTCCCTTACACGTCTAGCTATAGGACCCGCTCGAGGTTATAGGCCAAATCCCATCAAGAAAGGATCGTCTACTACCTCCGCCAGGTCCTGTGACAACTTAAGCACCCACTCATTCTGCGAGTGTAGTCTGTACGTTACTAAACGGACGCTTGTGCTTTTCTTATGTTTATGCAGATTGTTGATCCCCGCATACCGCTTTCTCGAGGAGTTCTGCGACATCGTATGTCTTAACTGTTTCTTCCATTTCTTTTGCCTTTGTACCATCTGAGAGCATGGTCAGACAATACGGACAACCTGAACTGATGACTGATGGTTCAACTGCAAGAGCCTGTTCCGTTCTCGCAACATTCACACGCTGACCAGTATCCTCCTCCATCCACATCAATCCCCCGCCAGCTCCACAGCACATACCGGTTTCCCGATTGCGTTCCATCTCTACAAGGGTCACACCTTGGATTGACTTAAGAATTTCCCGAGGTGGGTCATACACATCGTTATAGCGGCCGAGATAGCAAGAATCGTGAAAGGTTATTTTTTCTTCTACCACAAATTGTGGGATCAAGCGTCCTTCTTTTAAAAGCTGATCGAGCAGCTCCGTATGATGGAATACTTCTACTTCCAAACCAAAGTCAGGATATTCATTTTTAAAAATATTATATGCATGAGGATCGATCGTCACGATCCTTTTCACATCATTTTTCTCGAATTCAGTGATGTTTGCTGTTGCTAGCTCTTGAAATAAAAACTCATTTCCAAGGCGACGCGGCGTATCACCTGAATTTTTTTCTTTATTACCGAGAATCGCAAATTTCACACCGGCTTCATTAAGAAGTTTTGCAAATGATAGAGCAATTTTTTGACTGCGATTATCAAATGCACCCATCGAACCAACCCAAAAAAGATAATCAAAATCTTCGCCCACTTTTTTTAATTCTTTTACAGTTGGGACATAAACATCCTCACGAGCTTCACGCCAATTTTCTTTTTCCTTACGATTCAATCCCCATGGATTGCCTTGGCGTTCAATATTTTGCATAGCACGTTGAGCATCGGTATCCATTTTCCCTTCCGTTAAGACAAGATAGCGGCGCATATCTATAATTTGACTTACATGCTTATTCATTACTGGACACTGATCTTCACAATTACGACATGTCGTACATGCCCATATTTCCTCTTCCGTGATTACCTCTCCAATCATACTTGGATGATATTCTAAAGTCGCGGCAGCCTCAACCGTACCTTCCCCACCACTTGCTTTCGCTATCTGATTCGCCTTCGTGTTTGCAAATGCATATGTTGGAACCCATGGTTGTTTTTGCGTTACTGCGGCACCGTGATTTGTTAAATGATCCCGCAGCTTAATCATGAGATCCATTGGTGAAAGCATTTTTCCCGTACCTGTTGCCGGACACATATTCGTACATCTTCCACATTCCACACATGCATAAAGATCCAGTAATTGTAGATCAGTAAATTCTTCTATTTTTCCAACTCCATAGGTTTCAGATTCGTCTTCAAAATCTATCGCTTTTAACTTTCTTCCACCATCAAGTGGCTCAAAGTATGCATTTGCAGGTCCTGCAATTAAATGGGCATGCTTTGACTGTGGTACATACACTAGAAAGCTTAAAAGCAACAATAGATGTATCCACCAAGCAATGTAGAAAATAACGGCCGCTACACTTGGACTTAACCAACTAAATGCTGCAGCGATCCCAGCGGCAACAGGTTCGGTCCACGTGGATGGTTCATTATGCCAAATAAGTGACATCCCATTCCCGAGCAGAACCGTCAGCATTAAGCCACCAATAAACAACAATACAAGTCCAGCGTAAAATCCGCGTTTTAATCGAACAAGCTTTTCCACATAGCGACGATAAAACGCCCATACGACGGCGACAAGAATAACGAGTGTAACAATTTCTTGAAAAAATTTGAATCCGGAATAAAGCGGACCGAGTGGCAAATGTGAACCGGGCACAAGTCCTTTCCAAATGTAATCAATCGCACCAAACTGGACGAGAATAAATCCGTAAAAAAACATTACATGAATGGTGCCACTTTTTTTATCTTTCAGTAACTTTTTCTGTCCAAACACATTAACGCCTATTTTTTTAAGGCGCGCTTTCACATCGTTATCGAACACTTCTTTTTTCCCAAGTTTAATAAAGGTGATACGTGTCTTTACTACATAGATGAATAAAAAGATTGCGTAAGCGGTTACAGAGAGAAATGCAATCCAATTAATCCAGAATAATATATCCATCTTGCCAACCACTCCCTTCCCGTATAAAGAAATCTATTTATCTCTCAAATAACTTATTACTATCATTATATAATGAATGACCATTCAGTCAAGGAGGAATTAAAACGTAACTAACTATTTTGACTTCTATATTATAAAAAAGTTTATTCCCCGGCCTTTAGACGCATTTAAATAAAGATAGCACTACTATTGACTGCATTTAAGCTGATAACAGGACGTTTTTCACAATATTAATTAAGTAAATGAGCAGGGGCATAAAGTTTTCACCTTCCCAAGCTCCTTTTCACTTAGATAAAATTACCCTTAAATGAAGGTGTTTACCGGATTTTTTCCGATTTATAGAAGGGGGGATTGAAAAATGAAACACTCTTACAACAAGCAACAAGATCCGTTACAAACTAAACATCGCTTAACTTATGAAATGAAAAAGGTGATTAACAAAGATTCGACGAAAAGTTTACTTAGAGGTAAGCCCGAATGGTTCAAGTATCATAGAAAACGATTTATCGCTATATCTATTACAGTAGCCTTGTCTACTCCAGCGGTTTGGTCAATACCTGCAGCGGCTGCAACTGAGACGCCAGTATTAACTACAAGTAAAAAAACTAATTCAAATGAAAGTGCATCTTCCGCACAATTAATTGAAACAGAAGCGAGATCGATGGGCATTCCGCTATTCACTTTTGAAAATGGGGTACCAAAGAATTTTAAATTAAAAGGTGGCGGTCATCTTGAGGTGAACGAACTACATTCAAAGGATGGTACTCAGTCCCTTAAATGGGATTATGCAAGCAGTTCCACTCTAACAATCAAGGAGAAAATTGGTTATAGCCCATTTGTTCCAAATGATCGTGATCAATCAATTAGTACATTTGTTGTATGGGTTTATAATGAAAAACCGAAAGACGAATCCGTTACCTTTCAATTTGGAAGAGGAAATAAACCTGATAGTTGGTTCGAGATGAATCTCAATTTTAGTGGGTGGAGAACAGCTTGGGTATCGTTTGAACGTGATATGAAAGGATCTCCACATCCAGCTATGAATCGATTGATTATAAAAGCACCAAAGTCTGGAGAAGGGACTTTATATTTCGACTCCATGATGTTGTCTACTCCTGTAGACCCTCGACATCATACACCAGATTTACAAGTCCCATTCGTTAATCCAGGAGTGATGGAAGCTGCGAATGCTCACTGGCTCGGTCTGTTGCATTATTCTCAACAGACTCCCCCAGAATCATCGGAGGAAGTAACAGACACAGATATCAAGGCATTTCGAACAATTGAAGATAAATTTACGGAATTGGCTTTTAAACGAAAAAAGATAACTGATGCCCTTATAACCGATATTCGAACTCGTTATGAATCTTTTGAAATTGTACGTGACGATGAAGTGATACGTGGAAAATCACTATTCATGCCTCACTTCGATCAAATGCCGCAGCCTTTAAAGGAATCTTTCAAGGAATTGAATAATACAGCTGATCTTAGAGCTTTTACTGACTTCATGCAATTGGTGACGGATGCGTACCTTTCCACTGATGATATGGCTTTGAAGAATGAGCTGAAGTCTATGTATGTCGATTTATCCGATCATTTCGCCGATCAAGGATGGAATTACGGTAGTGCACAGGGAACAATGCACCATTTAGGCTATAACGTTCGTGGCTTTTATACTTCAACATTCTTGATGCGTGATGTTCTACGAGAGGCCAATCTTCTCGATCGTACGCAAAAAACGCTGTTATGGTTAAGCGGTGCAGGTAAAATGTATTTACCGTCAGAGCAGATCGAAGGTAATATTGATATTTTAAACACGACACTAAACGGCATGTTGGCCAGTATTTTGATACAGGAAGATACAAAGGATAAAGTTAGAGATTTTGAAAGCTTTTCTTCTTGGCTATCGCAAGGACTACGACCAGCCAATGGATTAGATCCTGCATTCAAGAAGGATGGATCTGCATATCATCACGCTAACCATTATCCAGCTTATGCGAATGATGCATTTAAAGGAGTTACTCCCATTATGTATGTGTTATCCGGCACCCATTTCAAGGTAGCAGAAGATGCGCATCAAACTTTGAAAAAAGCACTGCTCGCTATGCGGCTTTATTCTAATAAAACGGAGTGGTTGATTAGCATTTCAGGACGCCATCCTGATGGAAAAGCTGCTCTGGTTCTGCCACCATATCGTTATATGGCTTTGGCAGGATCCCCGGATGGAGAAGAAACGATTGATCGTGAAGTAGCTGCAGCCTATTTGCGGTTATCTGATAACGAGGATGCGACCGTTCGCCAGTTCAGGGCCTTGGGGATCGAAGCGGAACTAGCTCCGAATGGATTTTGGGCAATGAATTATGCCAATCTTGGATTGCATAGACGTGACGATTGGCTAGTTGGTGTCAAAGGATATAGCCGTTATTTATGGGGAAATGAAACTTATGAGAATGCAAACCTGTATGGTCGTTATATGTCTTATGGGCAAATGCAAATTATGGGGTATGACAATCACATGAACAGCGGTTATGTTCATGATGGCTGGGATTGGAACCGTTGGCCAGGTACTACTACAATTCACCTGCCATTTGAAAAGTTACGCTCCGATGTTCGGAATGTGGACCGTTTCAGCGGATTTGAGGAAATGCTTCTGTCTGATGAGACATTTTCGGGAAGCTTAAGTTTACAAGGAGATAATGGGATGTTTGCCATGAAGCTTCATGAACATCCTAAATATGATGGTACTCATCGCGCCCGAAAATCATACTTTTTCTTCGATAACCGAATTATATCATTAGGTTCAGACATAGAAAATATGAATAATGAGTATTCAACGGAGACGACACTTTTCCAAAATTATATGCCTGAAAAAACTGATCCGACATGGATGTCCACAGAAGACGCTATCACTGAATTTCCGTATGAAGATCGTCATGAACTTTCTCGTGACGCATGGCTCATCGACAATAAGGACAACGGTTATTATGTACCATCTGGACAGACAATCGCGATGAAGCGATCTGAGCAGCAGTCGAAACATCAGAAGGATGGGTCAGAAACAACAGGAAATTTTGCAACGGCTTGGATTGATCACGGAAAGGCTCCTAAAGATGGAATGTATCAATATGCTGTATTAGTTAAGACAAATACGGAAGAGATGAAAGACTTTGTGGATTCAATGGAGAGCCAAAACGCCGCTCCATACAATGTATTACAGCAGGACCGAACGGCACATGTCGTACACGACCACACGACTGGTATAACTGGTTATGCCTTATTCGAAGCAAGTGATGCTGTCGATCAAGGGATTGTCCGTGCAGTAGATACTCCGTCCATGGTGATGACTCGCAAAGATGGAAACCGAATTGTCCTGAGCGTAGTAGATCCCAATTTACGTTTATATGAAGGTATCGAGGATGATCAATATGACGAAAATGGTGTTCAAAAAGAAGTAAGTATATATTCCCGCAGTTGGCGACATGCAGAGAGTATTATGCGCCCGATGAAACTAACAATCGAAGGTGAATGGACAACGGTTTCTGCCGATGATCGGATTCGGATTCTATCCTCGGTAAACGGACAAACACAAATAGAATTTGACAGCAAGGACGCCGAACCTATAGAGCTTGTTTTAGAACCTAAACAATAATAAATGTACATTTTTAAAAGACACCTTTTATTTTGTGGTGTCTTTTAAACTATATACCAGCGTCTTTATCCATTTCATTTTCGTTTGACTTTATTATGGATATTAAGCTTTTGCCCTGCTATATCATGTGATTTCCAACTTATTCCCTATCCATTACTTGTATCTTTTCAAGTACACCTTCGCGTATCATCGTTCTGAGCTGCGATCCTTCAACACTTATCCCACTTTGTACAGCAGCAATCACAACTCCACCTTGATCACGTTCCACAGCTGACAGAGCGTTTGCCTCACCAACTGCAGAAATAGCTTGTATAAAAACGTCATCCGAAATTATTCCATTTATAAATACCCATGTATTTAATGCATCTATACTAGCACCTTTCGCAACAACTATAAACAGGGAGAAGCCATGCCCTTCATACGTGCCATAGAAGACATCTTTCTTACTAGCTGCTACCATTGCAATGGTTTCTTCTACAAATACTTTCTTCAAGGCTTCCGCTGAAAAAGCATTAACAAACCGATTTCTCCAACCAAATCCGCTTCCCACTAACGCAGAAGCCATTACTTTCATTGGTATTGGTGAACAGAGTTCTATTGCGTCTTCACTAATTGTTAGAAACTGCTCGTTAATGATAATTCGATCGCTATTTTGTTGTCCACTTACTTCTGGAAGTAAAACCACTTGCGGTTGGGGCACTTGTGGATGAAATTGCTCTACAACTTTTGTTTGATACACATCACGAATTCTATCCTCTTGTAAAACGATTTGAGGCTTACCAAGCACTTCAACCTCTCCACGATTCAAAAGCAGAAGCCTATCACAATATAATCCAGCTAGATTCAAATCATGGAAAATCGACACAACTGTTAGTCCTCGCTCCCGAGTCCAATTTTTCAATTGATCCATTAATTCCTTTTGATATGCCAGGTCTAAGTGATTTGTCGGTTCATCCAGCAAAAGAATTTCCGGCTGTTGAGCAAGCGCTTGGGCAAGAAAAACCCGCTGGCGTTCCCCACCTGATAGCTCTTGTAAAAGTTTGTTCTGAAACTTTTCTACTCCAGTGGCAGCCATTGCTTCATGAACTAATACTTCATCATCTGGATGCCTTGAGTGTAGCCAGCCACTTTGATGCGCATACCGGCCAAGTGAGACAGTTTCCTTTACTGTATAGGCGAAAACCTCAGAGGAGACTTGTGGTAAAACAGCGGCTACCCTTGCTAGCTCCTTGGCAGTATATGAGCTAATTTGCTGACCTTTTATAAAAACTTCCCCTTTTTCAGGTGTTAGCAATCCACTAATCATCTTTAATAACGTTGTCTTTCCACTACCATTCGGTCCAAGGATACCAAATAATTCGCCACTGTTAACTGTAAATGACACATCATTAAGCACACTATTTCCAGGATACCCCCCTGAAATATTTTTCACATTCAGCATGTCTTATCCTCTTCTTTCCACACGTCTTCTCACTAAAATTGCCGCAAAAGCAGGTGCACCGATTAATGCCGTAATCACACCAATTGGCAACTCGGCTGGCTGGATGATTGTCCGTGCCACCAGATCAGCTAAGATGAGAAATCCAGCGCCAACCACCAGCGACAAAGGTAATAATCGTTTATGATCGGGTCCCCAAATCATCCGTACTAAGTGTGGAATGACAAGGCCAACAAAGCCAATTGTCCCTGATACAGCCACAGCGGCACCTGTCAATAACGAACCAGCTGCAAGTACTGCGAGTTTTCGGCGTTCCACACTTACCCCAAGATGCTTCGCCCGCTCTTCTCCAAATGACATCGCGTTCAGTTCTCGGGCATTGATCATTAAAATAAACCCACCAATTAAAAAGAAAGGTAGAATAATCTGGATATAGCTCCACCCTCTCATCGATACACTACCCAATAGCCAGCCAATGATTTGGCGCAGCTCCTCACCAGAAAGTGCAATCATTAGCGAAAGTAATGCACCTAGAAAAGAACTAAAAATGATTCCCGTTAAAATAATTGTTTCCACTTTCATAGAAGGTTCGATGCTTTTAGCAAAAAATAATACGAGGAAAATAGTCAAGAAGGCAGCAGTTATACTAACAAGAGGCAATGTGAAAATCCCTACAAACTGTATACTGATTTGAAAAAACAGTACACAAACAGCACCTACAGAGGCTCCAGATGAAACGCCTAGCGTATATGGATCTGCGAGCGGATTACGAAGCAGCCCTTGGAAGGCTCCTCCTGCCATTGCAAGAGAAGCCCCAACTAGACCAGCCAGTAATACCCGTGGCAGGCGGATATTCATCACGATGGTCGCGTGCATCGAATCAATATGTTCGCTTAGCGGTAAATGGAAAACCTTTGCTCCAACAATAAATGCGATGTCTGTAAAAGGCACGCGGACCGCCCCAATTGAAATGCCTAAAAACATCGTAAATAGTAAAAACCCACCTGCAACTACATATGAAATTACCTGTTTATTTCCCGAAAACTTCTGGGTAAATGGCTTTTGCAAGCTCCTCTACTCCTTCGATAATCCGCGGTCCGGAACGACTTACAAGATCTTCATTTACTTCATATACTTGTTTTTCCTTCACAGCAGTCATATCCTGCCATCCTTTACGTTCCAGTACTAGTTCAGTTGCATTTTCCACACCATATGTCGTTATGATCACATCTGGATTTAGCACAAGCACTGCTTCTTCATTCATTTGAGGGTAACCGTCTTCTTTAACCGCATTTTGTGCATTGATTACTTTTAGCATTTCATTCATAAATGTATTTTGTCCCGATGCATACATTTCAGGTGCAGGGGATATTTCTACAAATACTGTTTTCTGGTCTTCTTCAGAAATAGACTCTGCTTGTTTTTTAATTGCAGCCAATTTTGCTTTCATGTCATCGATCAATTGATCAGATTCTTCCGACTTCCCTGTTGCTTTTGCAACCATCTCGATCGATTCATATACTGCCTCAAAACTTTGTGCATCATTAACCACCAGGACAGTTATCCCACTATCCTCCAGCTGTTTCAGCCCAGATTCCCACATAGAAACGGTTGAACCATGAGCAAGTACTACGTCAGGCTCTAATGAAATGATTTTTTCGATATTTAACTCCATACCTGCTACTTTTTCTATTTCATTAACTTCTTCGGGATAATTGTCAGATTCAGAAACCCCTACAACTGTATCACCTGCACCTAGGGCATAGACAATTTCCGTATTACTTGGCATAAGCGTAACAATCTTTTCTGGCTTTTTCTCAATCACTACATCTTTATTTGTTGCATCTTTGATCGTAACCGGAAAAGTCTCTACTGATGCGTTTTCTTGATCTGTTTGATCAGACACCGATTCATTATTGTTTTCAACTGGTGTTGGCTCAGCCTCATTTCCACATGCTGCTAAAAAAACGAGCATGAAGGCTATGAGCAGTGCATTTAATTTTTTCACGATTCTCTCCCCCTTTTTCATTTTACAAAAAATAAAAACATCCCCAACGAATGGAGATGTACGATTAATGGACAGCTTTTAATAAAGCATCTGCTAATCCACCTTCGCCCATCCTCGTAGGTTAATCTGGTGTAATGGCATCGGCAGGTCTCCTGACTCATGATCATCGTTTGCTGCTCCTTCCCGTACAATACGCACAGTGGATTATAATACAGCTCACTCCCATTTACAGTGGCGGGACCGCGTTGGATTTTAACCAACTTCCCTTTTGAGCTTTTACATAGATAGCGCAAATATGGACTTCCCATAAATCCTTTGCTATATATTAAAAAGCACCGATAACCGTTATATATTTTTATAAATACTACATCATTATACATGTATTTTTTATTTCTCACATCTTTTTTAAGCCATAATGGGAATAGTAATAATATATATACATGAGTCGGGAGTGATATAGATGGATTGGATTACAGGAATATGCTTACTGCTTGTATGCATTTTCTTATACCCTTATTTGGATTTTTCTCTCGGCAGATATATACATAGGAAACGAGAGACAAGACGACGTTATCCGCTTAGAAAAGGTCAGCTACAATTGATTACAAATGGTGCTGATTTATATAAAAATTATTTTGATGATCTTCGCAAATCAACATCTACCATACATATCCTTTTTTATATTGTAAAAGATGATCGCTTTAGTGCAGCTTTTTTTGATGTACTAAAAGAGCAGGCACAAAAAGGCGTGCAAGTTCGACTTCTCCTAGACTGGTTCGGCAGCAGAAATGTCCCTAAAAAATGGATTTCTGAAGCCCGCGATCTAGGGATCAAAATTGAATTTTGTCATAGGCCTCATTTTCCTTTTTACTTTTTCACGCTTCAACAAAGGAATCACCGAAAAATTACGATTATCGACGGTAAGATAGGATATTTAGGCGGTTACAATATTGGCAAAGAATATATTGACCTTGATCCAAAATTATCACCGTGGCGCGACTACCATATTCGAATTACCGGAGAAAGCGTTGCTGATATACAACAGGAATTCCTCATCGACTGGAAGCGCGCTACACATGCGGATGTTAATGCAGATCCCATATCTTTTTCCGACCAACCCGAAAATATGGAGCATTACCTATTTCCTTCAGAGGGGATAGATGTGGAAGAAAAACTTGTTCAATTAATGGAAAAGGCACAAAAGACAGTCATCATCGGCACACCTTATTTCGTACCACCAAAGAGGTTATTTACTGCTATCGAAGCTGCACTTACTAGAGGTGTTTCTGTATCCGTACTTGTTCCAGAAAAATCGGATCATCCAATTGTTAAAGAAGCTTCTTTTCGTTATTTAAAAAGAGTTCTTGCTGGTGGCGGAACGGTTTACCAGTTTCAACATGGATTTTTTCACGCAAAAGTAATTGTCATTGATGGACTTATCTGTGATATTGGCACAGCAAACTTCGATAGAAGAAGCATTCTGTTAAATCATGAAATTAATTGCTTTATATATGACCGCGCTTTTATTGCAGATGTTGAAGAAGCATTAGCTGAAGATATTCGCCACTCGACTAAACTAACTTTAGAAGGTTTAAAAAAAGTAAGAGGATTCGCACGAGTAAAAGCATGGATTGGTAAATTGGTCGAAGGATTATTATAGTTCAGCTTGTTTTTTTATTGAAACAATAGCCAAATATATAGGATCTCAGCAATTTGGCGACTTTTTTTCTGTTTATTGGACGCTCAGGGGATTTTACTGGCGACTCGCGGGATTTGCTGGCCACTCACGGGATTTGCTGGCCACTCTCCGGATTTACTGGCCACTCTCCGGATTTGCTGGCCACTCGCGGGATTTGCTGGCCACTCACGAGATTTGCTGGCCACTCGCGGGATTTGCTGGCCACTCACCGGATTTGCTGGCCACTCACGAGATTTGCTGGCCACTCACGAAATTTACTGGCCACTCACGAGATTTGCTGGCCACTCACGAGATTTACTGGCCACTCACGAGATTTACTAGTCAAGTCCAGACAATTGTGTAATTTAGTTTACAATGTTTTCTTTATGATATTTAGTTATAGTTGGCTATTTTATTTCATCAAGTGAAAAGGGGGTACCCCCTTTTCACTTGATGAAATTGTCATTTTATAAACTCTTTTTTCCGCTTCGTTCTCTGTTTTCATAATCCATTAGTATTGCACCGATAAGTCGAAATGCAGATTGATTATTCGGGAAGATACGTATGACTCTTTCTCTCCTGCGAACCTCCTGATTAAGCCTTTCAAGTGAATTTGTGCTCGCTAGATAACGATGATAACGAGAAGGCTGGTTGAGAAATTGAATGGCATCTTCGAAGCCATCCTCTAAAATTTCAATTGCTTTCTGGACCTTTGCTTCTTCTTCATATTTATCGACAAATTGCTCTTTATATTGGCGAGCTTCTTCTACTGAAATACTATTAAAGATGCGCCTCATGTCAGCGATTATTTGTTTTGATTCTTTTTTTGGCAATCGTTCAATGATATTCCGTTTAAAATGGACAGTGCAACGTTGCCAAGAAGTGCCTATGAATTCCCGCTGAATTGCTTTTTTCAGTCCTTCATGAGCGTCTGAAATAATAAGTTTTGGAGACTGAAGAGCACGTCCTTTCAGGTGTTGGAAGAACCCTTGCCATGCCTCAAAACTCTCAACATGATCGATTTTTAGTCCAATCACTTCACGTCTCTTGTTTTCATTTATCGCTGTAGCGATATAAACTGCCTTGGAAATCACTTTATTATGTTCCCGGACCTTGATATACATGGCATCTGCATAAACGTACGGATAGTACATGGTATTTAGAGGGCGGTTTGCCCACTCATTTACGATTGGATCTAGCTTTCCAGTAAGGGAAGATACGAACGATTTAGAGACGTTTTCTCCACACAGTTGTTGAACGACATTTGTGACTTTTCGAGTGGAAATCCCATTGACCACCATCTCTAACATCGACAATACAAAGGCCTGATCTACACGGGAAAACTTTTCAAACACGGAGGGAGAAAAGTGTCCCTCACGGGTTCTCGGGACTCGCAGTTGAACCCTTCCAATACTAAGGAGAAGCTCTCGCTCGTAGTAGCCATTTCGGTAATCAATGCGTTCGATCGAGCGCTCGTAGGCAGCTGCTTGGAGATAATCATCGCGTTCCTTCTCCATATATTCATTTAGGACAAGTACAATCGTGGATTTTACTACCGCTTCCAGGTTTGAATTTAGCACTGAGTCTTTTAAAATTTCAATATCTAGGTTAAAATTAAGTTGGGTCATCATCAATTCCTCCTCAATGTGATCGTGGTTGAAAACATTGTAACATGAGGTCTTGATGAGACCTTTTCTTTTTACACAATTATACGGACTCTATCGATTTACTGGCCACTCACGAGATTTGCTGGCCACTCACGAGATTTACTGGCCACTCACGAGATTTACTGGCCACTCACGAGATTTACTGGCCACTCACGAGATTTGCTGGCCACTCGCGGGATTTGCTGGCCACTCACGAGATTTGCTGG harbors:
- a CDS encoding IS256 family transposase, with translation MTQLNFNLDIEILKDSVLNSNLEAVVKSTIVLVLNEYMEKERDDYLQAAAYERSIERIDYRNGYYERELLLSIGRVQLRVPRTREGHFSPSVFEKFSRVDQAFVLSMLEMVVNGISTRKVTNVVQQLCGENVSKSFVSSLTGKLDPIVNEWANRPLNTMYYPYVYADAMYIKVREHNKVISKAVYIATAINENKRREVIGLKIDHVESFEAWQGFFQHLKGRALQSPKLIISDAHEGLKKAIQREFIGTSWQRCTVHFKRNIIERLPKKESKQIIADMRRIFNSISVEEARQYKEQFVDKYEEEAKVQKAIEILEDGFEDAIQFLNQPSRYHRYLASTNSLERLNQEVRRRERVIRIFPNNQSAFRLIGAILMDYENRERSGKKSL
- the cls gene encoding cardiolipin synthase, which encodes MDWITGICLLLVCIFLYPYLDFSLGRYIHRKRETRRRYPLRKGQLQLITNGADLYKNYFDDLRKSTSTIHILFYIVKDDRFSAAFFDVLKEQAQKGVQVRLLLDWFGSRNVPKKWISEARDLGIKIEFCHRPHFPFYFFTLQQRNHRKITIIDGKIGYLGGYNIGKEYIDLDPKLSPWRDYHIRITGESVADIQQEFLIDWKRATHADVNADPISFSDQPENMEHYLFPSEGIDVEEKLVQLMEKAQKTVIIGTPYFVPPKRLFTAIEAALTRGVSVSVLVPEKSDHPIVKEASFRYLKRVLAGGGTVYQFQHGFFHAKVIVIDGLICDIGTANFDRRSILLNHEINCFIYDRAFIADVEEALAEDIRHSTKLTLEGLKKVRGFARVKAWIGKLVEGLL
- a CDS encoding ABC transporter substrate-binding protein yields the protein MKKLNALLIAFMLVFLAACGNEAEPTPVENNNESVSDQTDQENASVETFPVTIKDATNKDVVIEKKPEKIVTLMPSNTEIVYALGAGDTVVGVSESDNYPEEVNEIEKVAGMELNIEKIISLEPDVVLAHGSTVSMWESGLKQLEDSGITVLVVNDAQSFEAVYESIEMVAKATGKSEESDQLIDDMKAKLAAIKKQAESISEEDQKTVFVEISPAPEMYASGQNTFMNEMLKVINAQNAVKEDGYPQMNEEAVLVLNPDVIITTYGVENATELVLERKGWQDMTAVKEKQVYEVNEDLVSRSGPRIIEGVEELAKAIYPEVFGK